In Carnobacterium sp. CP1, the following are encoded in one genomic region:
- a CDS encoding glycosyltransferase family 2 protein, whose amino-acid sequence MKTITILIPAYNEEAVIVPMYERLKIVCATLPDYAFQFLFVNDGSSDGTINKIKQFKQVDQRVQYIDLSRNFGKEIAMLAGFDHAAGDATIIIDADLQQPPELFSEMLEWWEAGYDDVYAIRKAREGETWFKKWASKKYYQLLQKIAKEKIHPQAGDFRLLDKKCVQALITLREQERYTKGMYGWIGFKKKEIAYVAEPRGAGESKWKFSELVKLALDGITSYSTVPLKIWSIIGFVISFFAFAYLLFELVKTLLFGIETAGYASIIAGVLFIGGIQLISLGVIGEYLGRVFIETKERPLYFIQEYSEEKEEEEEEKNQKQSHAD is encoded by the coding sequence ATGAAAACCATTACGATATTAATTCCTGCCTATAATGAAGAAGCGGTCATTGTACCAATGTACGAAAGATTGAAGATAGTCTGTGCAACGTTACCCGATTACGCTTTTCAATTTTTGTTTGTTAATGACGGCAGTTCTGATGGTACTATAAACAAAATCAAACAATTCAAGCAGGTAGACCAGCGCGTTCAATATATTGATTTGTCTCGAAATTTTGGCAAAGAGATCGCGATGTTAGCGGGATTCGACCATGCCGCTGGCGATGCGACGATTATTATTGATGCTGATTTACAGCAGCCGCCAGAACTGTTCAGTGAAATGTTAGAATGGTGGGAAGCTGGTTACGATGATGTGTATGCTATACGCAAAGCGCGAGAAGGAGAAACTTGGTTTAAAAAGTGGGCTTCCAAAAAGTATTACCAGCTGTTGCAGAAAATAGCGAAAGAAAAAATTCACCCTCAAGCAGGCGATTTTCGCTTGTTGGATAAAAAGTGTGTTCAAGCGTTGATAACATTGCGCGAACAAGAGCGTTACACAAAAGGCATGTATGGCTGGATCGGTTTTAAAAAGAAAGAAATTGCTTATGTGGCTGAACCAAGAGGCGCCGGTGAAAGCAAATGGAAATTTTCCGAATTGGTCAAATTAGCTTTGGATGGGATCACTTCCTACAGTACAGTCCCTTTAAAAATCTGGTCGATTATCGGTTTTGTCATTTCGTTCTTTGCATTCGCATACTTATTATTTGAGTTAGTAAAAACGTTATTGTTTGGCATCGAAACGGCAGGATATGCTTCCATTATTGCTGGTGTTTTATTTATCGGAGGCATCCAGTTGATTTCTTTGGGAGTCATTGGCGAGTACTTAGGACGCGTATTTATTGAAACAAAAGAACGGCCCTTGTATTTTATACAAGAATATTCAGAAGAAAAAGAGGAAGAAGAAGAAGAAAAGAACCAGAAACAGTCTCACGCAGACTGA
- the gpmA gene encoding 2,3-diphosphoglycerate-dependent phosphoglycerate mutase, protein MRRIIFVRHGLSEWNALNQFTGWVDVDLSDAGLKEAHEAGRKLKEAGIELDMAFTSVLKRAIKTCHIVLEESDQLWVPEIKTWRLNERHYGALQGLNKKATADKYGIEQVQLWRRSYDTLPPLLKPDDPNSALNDRRYANLQKRVVPMGEDLKSTLARVIPFWEDQIAPAILEGKTVLVAAHGNSLRALAKYIEEISDDDIMELEIPTGQPLVYELDDELAVIKKYYL, encoded by the coding sequence ATGAGAAGAATTATATTTGTGCGTCATGGATTAAGCGAATGGAATGCATTGAACCAATTTACCGGCTGGGTCGATGTAGATTTGAGTGATGCAGGATTGAAAGAAGCTCACGAAGCCGGGCGTAAATTAAAAGAAGCCGGGATCGAATTAGATATGGCTTTTACATCTGTTTTAAAACGGGCAATCAAAACTTGTCACATTGTTTTAGAAGAATCCGATCAGCTTTGGGTGCCGGAAATCAAAACGTGGCGCTTAAATGAACGCCATTACGGAGCGTTGCAGGGGTTAAACAAAAAAGCAACGGCGGATAAATACGGCATCGAGCAAGTTCAATTATGGCGTCGTTCTTATGATACGTTGCCGCCATTATTAAAACCAGATGACCCAAATTCAGCTTTAAACGATCGACGGTATGCGAACTTGCAAAAACGAGTGGTACCGATGGGAGAAGATTTAAAAAGCACATTAGCTCGTGTTATTCCATTTTGGGAAGATCAAATCGCACCAGCTATCTTAGAAGGGAAAACCGTTTTAGTAGCAGCACACGGCAACTCTTTACGGGCTTTAGCGAAGTACATTGAAGAAATCTCAGACGATGATATCATGGAATTAGAAATCCCGACTGGGCAACCGTTAGTATACGAATTAGATGATGAATTAGCGGTCATTAAAAAATATTATCTTTAA